ACAAACATTCCTGAAAAAACAGAAATATTTGTTTACACACTACTCGGGCAATCAATTTCAATAAATAGAACAGAAGAATATGGAAATACTAAAATCCTCGATATTTCGAATTTAGATTCTGGAGCATATTTTTTGGATATTTGCGAAAGCGGAAAAACTGTTGGTAGAGTTTTGTTTTTGAAGGAGTAGTTTCAACATTGACAAAGTTTTCGAGATTTACATAAGTTAAATGCTTGTATATTAGCTAATCAGACCCTGCGGGTTTTTAAAACCCACAGGGTCTGTTTGTTCACTTGTTGAGATTTGCCAAAGGTTGCAAATTTGCGGTAGCATGGGCTT
This DNA window, taken from Bacteroidota bacterium, encodes the following:
- a CDS encoding T9SS type A sorting domain-containing protein; protein product: TNIPEKTEIFVYTLLGQSISINRTEEYGNTKILDISNLDSGAYFLDICESGKTVGRVLFLKE